The Penaeus monodon isolate SGIC_2016 unplaced genomic scaffold, NSTDA_Pmon_1 PmonScaffold_4554, whole genome shotgun sequence nucleotide sequence gggaaggaaaaaaagaccatgcaaaattagttgagtcgggggctgagtcccaaggttggggagttccccatcattgggtcccagtctccgcctcctaagcccccccacgacaacaacgggcaagggattgggggggcaagtggacagaaaaggaaaaggaaaggagaagaaaaggcatTGCATTGGGCCTCAGTCGCCGCCTCCTAAACCCCCCTACggcaacgagcaagggattgggaggGGTAGTAACTCAATAGCTCATTAATTCATTAATGAGCTATTGAAACTGCAGACATACAAACAGTATGTAATTTTATGGTGTGAATTGttgaaatagataattaaattcatttgaaattgatttaaaaaatatattttataatcataaagtTGTCCGTATTCACAAGCACTCTCGTTGGTGTAATGATATTCTCATTATACCAACCAGACTCAGACCCCAAACTTCATGACATAAATTATTCAACAATAAGTTAACATGACAAGGTATGTTCTTTTGGCTGCCCAAGGGGAGGGTTGATGATATGCACAGAAGAAAGATGGTGTTGAAACTAGGGAGTGCTTAGAGGAGTTAGGCTGTGAGTGGTGTTTTCCAAGATATTTTTCCTATACAAGTGTCACTGTTGTTAGCCATTCCTGTATGCAGGTGATTTCATTTAAGGAtgaccaacttaaaaaaaaaaatcaactttaatTTGCCCTGGCTCAGGGAATCCATTTTCTCGAGTCAATTTTAACGTAGACAAATCATAAAGTGAAATCAAGTTTTAGCtttgtagtaacaatagtagcaaGATACTCTGATAATTAACCCTGATTTGTGAATGGATTTATAATTGTAATATCTTTTATAGTTTTGTTAAACTAAGCAATTTTTGTGGGCCTTTGAAATTGTTATAAATGAATGATTTTTAAAGCAAGTTTTCATGAATGGATGTTTTCACTATAATTACCttcaatatttaatttaataaataatagtagtaaggtAATCTCAAGTATACTGAACTGCATTTCTAATTAATTTGAGTAATCCTAAAATATTGTAATTACTGAACAGAAATGTAAAATGTCCACTGAAGATTATGTCCAGATGAGTGGGCCTGATTGACAGATATGCCCAAATTAGTGGTCAAGGATGAGCAAGCTACTCATTAAATGACATATCACGCAGGCAAACTGGTTATTTAACCAGATATCTATATTCACCTCTGAGGTCATTGCTCAAACTTGTCCACCAAATATGCTTGCTTGTCTggacataaaaataaatagggaTACTTAAATATACAGTACACGACAGAGGCATGAAAGATATTCAGACTTTTAATATGGAAACTTCTAATGACTGATGGTTTCAAATCCATTTGAAATTTGCCATCTTTTGTGCTAGTTTTTAACTTGATAGCAGCAGTGTTATGCAACTGTACTCAGCACTCTTAAAGGAAAAGGATTTTCTTCCACATTTAAAGTAAGAACTTTGTATGGCTCCGCTAAATAAGCtgtattgtttgtatatacaatatgtatggaGTTTTACATAGATAAAGGGCTGGGGGAGCCAAAGGATTCTCTCTAACATCTGGAATACTAGGTTTAAATAACTAATGTACAAGTTCTTTGACTAATCTGACTCCCTTATAAAATATCGGGAAACTTTTTACAGTACCATGTCTTTTCCTTTCAGTTTTAGCTATATGCAAAAGATTAATGTACTTGTAGCAGTGTATATGTAATTTACACAAGGCTTTTTTCTGGTAAGTTCATGAATACCTTTACTTCATGTTTTTCAGTTCAACATTAGGGATAAATAATATTCaaggtttagatttttttcctttaatttgagAACGGCTAATTTAAGAACGaggcctctcctttttctccttgtaCAGAGCAAGCAGGGAAACGTTGGCGACCTTCACTACCTTGAAACGGATACCTGTAAATCAAATAGACAAATTTTAATGAACATTTCAACAATATTCCGTACTCCACAGTCAATTCGATACTTAAAGTTCAAAAGGTTTAAATCATTGGGGGTTGTGGAAGGATAGTATTAAGAGCAATTTTTATAACTCAAAGGCAAATGTTAAGTGTTGAATCTTATTATTGATTAGAAGCATACAAAAGTGTTCACatatgtaagggggggggggggggctgctaaGAATCAAAGTGGGAACCAAGGGGCAGACAGCCTGGGAACGATTGGGAACCACTGATTTAGATGAAGCAAATTTCCTTTTCCAACAAATAACTTACCGGGAATATCACCGACGGCATGGCCCTTACGACCAAATCCTGACACTAACACTTCATCGTTCTCTTCAATAAAGTTCAAGCAACCATCCCGGGGGACAAAAGCAGAGATCTTCTTGCCATTCTTGATAAGCTGGACTCGAACGCACTTACGAATGGCAGAGTTAGGCTGTTTGGCCTCAATACCACTGAAATATCAAGGTTTCATGAATCTCGTCTCTTTGCatgaaaaattattgaaaataatttcaCTGATGGTTGGTAGCCTTCTAGTGGCAGTAAAATATGATTCTCTTTACAATATTATACATGGATACTTCAATATACCTCAGAGTACTAAGGAATCTGTTGATATAATTACAACTAGAGATTTACACATAAGCTTGCACTTTCCTTGAAACCTGAATCTGCTATGTAGCATAAAATAATGCTAAATAATCACAACTATTATTTCAACCCCTGAAATTTGAGTAAAGACTTACATCTTCTCAAGGACAATGCCCTTAGCGTGGGAGGCACCACCAAAGGGATTGGCCTTCCAGCGAGTTCCCAAATGGGCTTTCTTGTAGTCCTTATCGTGCCATCTTTGTTCACGGCGGTGGTTCACGTGCTTGCGGGCAGTACGGATTCCACGAGGCTTACCTATAATTAAATTTACATTTATTAAAGGGCTGTATATAACTTTTTGGTTAACTTACTAATCCCATGTCTGACAGGGTAGCAATGTTGCAGAACAGGTAAAAGTCAATCATCCTAATGAAATCCTAGGACcaataatgcattttttaaaagttagtgTGAAGCAAAAACTCATCTGAATGGTTTGATTAATTGCATGGTAGTTGAAAAAATAGCATTTAATATCTGAGAGCAATGCACAGAGATACAGATAAATGGACATGCCATCTTATGATATAAAATGGTAATTGTAACAGACCAAGATACCCTCCACAGACCATCCCCCAAAAAACAGGTTATCATGCAGTTACAAAAATACAACCTTTCCTCAAGTTGTGCTAGTTATATAGATGTGCAGTTTTAATCTGATGGTTTAGAGGAATCTTAATTTGGCAAGTGGCTTTCCCATTTGTTTCGGAGGAACTTCCTCTGCTTGAACATTTCATCTTAGTTGCAGAGGTTCATTTATAATTCATGGGTACATGAATTGCCTCCTTtccctttattagcacttcatgtctgcttacataaaatttattttcaacattttacAGTAAATACAAGGCCAGTGCAGCTGTAACCATGTTTGTTTAGGACGCTTTTGCTCTACAAGATAGTATGGTATTTTCCTCCATCTTGGTAACTCATGGTAATATTAACCAAATCTTCAAACAGGTCGAGATTCTGTGGTCTCGTTTACTTCAAAATGCCGaaaatatctatttcatatcACCTCAGAGTGAATTAACACCCATAGACAAAGTTCTTAATGCTGCATTTTCTATAAGTTTCCATGAAGTGCtaataaatgggggggggggggttacagggAGTGGCCCTCTATCTAGGAACTAAATACAAGATAGAAAAGATTAAGTTTAGATTGGGGAGGGGGGTACATCTATGGAGGGTGTGTCTCCCTATTTATCAAATACCAAAATTGTTCTCAGTCTGCTTATTAACATTTTAAACCTGAACTTACAATATTTATAGGTTGAAAGTATACAAAAGTCTAGGAAGGTTTGTGGTTCATACAGGGATCTTTGTGGTAGTCTATGCATCTAGAACAGGGTTCATTTGTATGCTTGATCAGGTTGGGGACAGCCTTTGATGCAGTCCTGTTGTAGACTTTCACCAAGCTTTTCCTTAATGATATCCATCAAACTCACCAAGATCTGTGCTAAATTCTACCTTAGGTCCTAACCAATGATGGTCTTCATACCTTAGATCTTTTGATAACAGCCAACACCTCCACTTTAGATACAAGACTTAAAAAGTTAAAATTCTCTACAAGTGGGCTCCTGCTTTAAAAAAGTTTGCAAGGTCTCTGAATACATGGTGCACATACATTAGTCTTTTTCCGAGAAGCGACGGAAGAGGCAAGTGGACAAGCAACACACAAAATGCTACCTGCAACTCTACCTCTGGAGGTGTCCTGGCTAAGAGGCACCCAACAACATTCCTCTCACTACAATATAAATTTAACTTATCCGTGTGCTTCATTCTCTTACTTGGAGGAGAGCATTCACCTACACATGAACTAACATGAACctcttttggggggcccccctatTAAGACGGAGATGTTTCAAGCGGGAATAGTTCCTCCATACATAAACAGATTGCCCACTTGCATATTACGATTCCTTTTCCACCATCAGAGATAAATCTACACATCTATATAACTACGCAATACAAGAGACATTTTTAGAGATAAGATAACAACAGCGAAATGGTAATTTTGGACTCGTAACCGCGACATACAAAATACACTAACCAGCCTTCTTCACTCGCTCTCAAGTGTTTTACGTTGTCCACATACAAATGAATCATTCTTCCTATGCTTGGGCGATTAAATTTTCAGTTTTGAACTGTAAACACTCTTCCCAGTGAATAATTTCCAGAATGTATGAAGTCTTGACTAAAGCAGAAAATAGGGTAAAAGGTGGCCGGAGCTCAACTTACCCACAATGGTTTCGTGAGCTGTTTGCTCCGGAAAGGAACAGCGTCCTGGTAGCGACGCTCTGTCCTCGACGTCATCCACATTTCTTTGACCTTttcgtattatttttgcaatttttattttgaGAATCAATCCCCATTAGGATTGGAAATATTTATGTCATCCTAAAGTATACATAAGAAAAATATGcaatgtgttattattttttatttgttttacatcGTTTCGTTCCGGTTTGCTGTAAGTATTGACAGTCATATGATCGGGTGATCGGCTGCTACGACAAATGAAGAGGCAGCCTGTTGGTCCTTTTTTTCGCCCCTATTTTTGTTGCACTTTCGCTAAGGATACAGTTCCTGTGCTCATTTGGACCCGAGCAGTGATTATTGATACAGATtctgtatggatatatatctttGAACCGTTTCGTTTACAGATTGATACTTCAATCCTGTATTTGTCCTAATTTTCTGGGACCGTTTTGTCTGAAAACTTTCTTATTCTTAACATTAGTACATGTTTTTCTCATATTCCagttatttgaaaatatatgattaacatattttagatataaatttttCCTGTTTAATTGACCCTTAAACTGCTAATGCGCCTTGCCAGAAAATTTGTTTGGATCAGTTTTCCTACTtactcaattttattttttctattagaaAATAAGAGAATTATGATTTTTGAATGGTAAAGGGACTCAAGAAACAAACTGTTGAAAAATCGTACCAATTCAGCGTGTTTTCCGCAGTGACCTATATTGCCGAAGCTGCAATCTCTGGCTTTGTGGATATCCCTCAAGGCCAAtaatctcttttctatatatttttcgcGAGCTAGAATCTTCCTTGCAATTTATCTTCCTCTGAGAACTAGGGTACAAGTTACTAAAGCACCCAAACCAGCTAAGCTGAATGAGCTCAGATTTGGGTCCTAAGATAGACCATTAGGTTGGGAACGTTTTGGGGTTCGAACTGGCAAATGTTTCTGGTAGTCTTGGATTTAGTTATGGGGTTTATTCATTCCTTTGAGTTGGGATGCAGTCTGTGACGGGTGTGGTCCTGATGTAAAGTGGGATTAATCTAAAGGGTTTGATTTCGAGTAACTTAGTATTAAATGCTGCTAAGGTTGAAGACTATCTGTAGAATGGATAAAGAAATGACACAAATATAAAGCCtggaaagatattattatatcacgagtttttaaaacagaaaatgcCAAAATTTGTATCAATTTATTCCTCAGACTTTAGTTCCCGTTTCACTTAATGGCTGTCTTTAACAAACCTGCAATATAGACA carries:
- the LOC119570951 gene encoding 40S ribosomal protein S23-like codes for the protein MSLGGPPKEVHVSSCVGECSPPSKRMKHTDKLNLYCSERNVVGCLLARTPPEVELSPLVENFNFLSLVSKVEVLAVIKRSKMHRLPQRSLYEPQTFLDFCILSTYKYFNQKVIYSPLINVNLIIGKPRGIRTARKHVNHRREQRWHDKDYKKAHLGTRWKANPFGGASHAKGIVLEKIGIEAKQPNSAIRKCVRVQLIKNGKKISAFVPRDGCLNFIEENDEVLVSGFGRKGHAVGDIPGIRFKVVKVANVSLLALYKEKKERPRS